Proteins encoded by one window of Rhineura floridana isolate rRhiFlo1 chromosome 9, rRhiFlo1.hap2, whole genome shotgun sequence:
- the LOC133364048 gene encoding toll-like receptor 6, which translates to MADQISSITNHFLRAFLFTVIFWNNIQCSVEHGLTMDYSNRSLSTVPKNLPAQITELYLSHNNISEIQMSDFSSLSKLQVLIISHNLIGELDFSVFQYNEDLKHLDLSHNNLQTLSCYPTTSLRHLDLSYNNFIDMPICPEFGKMLKLEYLGLSLTRIHKSDFSVLAHLQLDTLFLDLEDLSEYIPGNLPVFNTKNLLIVFPPNGDYHVLADLEISVTESLELSNIQDKQVNDLKTFLLKLNKNVTLVNLTLNNMQCVWKDFIDILQTVWESTTEYLVIFNMTQVEAPSTVEFQHTKTALKALTIKQTTFTTFGSDPQNMYRLFSEMNIRALTISDAGLIHMLCPSEPSDFIYLCFSNNTLTDTVFKSCDNLTLLEKLILKSNHLKNLGGVSLMTSHMKSLKYLDMSLNLLQYEDYENKCNWGENLVTLNLSCNMLSESVFRCLPVNIQMLDLQNNQISSIPKEIIELNALEEINLASNKLADLPGCGQFRSLRLLNIEMNSVVSPSSEFYQTCQGIKELKAGHNPFACTCELRQFINLGKQGLMELVDWPDSYVCEYPDYVMGILLKDFYISEVVCNVSLLVTIVLISTVVLVAAVTFLCIYFDIPWYLKMLWHWSKVKHRTQKNKPEEMLSNIQFHAFISYSECDSDWVKNVLIPNLEKDGSIRICQH; encoded by the coding sequence ATGGCAGACCAAATAAGCTCAATCACCAACCATTTCCTTAGAGCCTTCCTCTTTACAGTGATCTTCTGGAATAATATTCAGTGTTCTGTGGAACATGGGTTGACTATGGACTATTCCAACAGATCCCTATCTACTGTTCCTAAGAACCTTCCAGCACAAATAACAGAGTTGTATTTGTCACATAACAATATCTCTGAAATACAGATGTCTGATTTTAGTTCTCTTTCCAAACTACAGGTACTAATTATTTCTCATAACCTTATTGGAGAGCTTGACTTCAGTGTTTTCCAATACAATGAAGACTTAAAACATCTAGATCTATCCCACAACAACTTGCAGACTCTTTCTTGTTATCCTACTACAAGTCTCAGGCATCTAGATCTCTCTTACAATAACTTTATAGACATGCCAATATGCCCAGAGTTTGGCAAAATGTTGAAGCTGGAATATCTTGGCCTCAGTCTTACAAgaattcataaatcagatttcaGTGTTCTTGCTCATTTACAACTGGATACTCTGTTCTTAGACTTAGAAGACCTCTCTGAATATATCCCTGGAAATCTTCCAGTGTTCAACACAAAGAACCTTCTGATTGTATTCCCCCCTAACGGTGATTACCATGTGCTTGCAGATCTAGAAATCAGTGTAACAGAAAGTTTAGAGTTGTCAAATATCCAAGACAAACAAGTCAATGACTTGAAAACTTTCTTGTTGAAACTTAACAAAAATGTGACGTTAGTAAACCTAACACTGAACAATATGCAGTGTGTCTGGAAAGACTTCATTGACATTCTTCAAACTGTGTGGGAATCAACCACTGAATATTTGGTTATCTTCAATATGACCCAGGTGGAAGCTCCTAGTACAGTAGAATTTCAGCATACAAAAACTGCACTCAAAGCTTTGACAATTAAGCAGACTACATTCACTACATTTGGTTCTGACCCGCAAAATATGTATCGACTATTTTCAGAGATGAACATTAGAGCCTTAACCATTTCTGATGCAGGTTTGATACATATGCTTTGCCCTTCAGAACCCAGtgattttatttacttatgtttTTCAAATAATACTTTAACAGACACAGTTTTCAAAAGCTGTGACAACTTAACCCTCCTTgaaaagcttattttaaaaagtaatcactTAAAAAATCTTGGTGGTGTGAGTTTAATGACCAGTCACATGAAGTCTCTGAAATATTTGGACATGAGCCTGAATTTATTGCAATATGAAGACTATGAGAATAAATGCAATTGGGGTGAAAATTTGGTTACATTAAATTTGTCATGTAACATGTTGTCCGAGTCAGTCTTTAGATGTCTGCCAGTCAATATTCAAATGCTAGATCTTCAAAACAACCAAATTTCAAGCATTCCCAAAGAAATTATTGAGCTGAATGCTTTAGAAGAAATAAATTTGGCATCCAATAAACTAGCTGATCTGCCTGGATGTGGTCAGTTTAGAAGTCTGAGATTATTGAATATAGAAATGAACTCAGTTGTCTCACCATCTTCTGAATTCTACCAGACTTGTCAAGGCATCAAAGAGCTAAAAGCAGGACACAACCCATTTGCATGCACCTGTGAATTAAGACAATTCATTAATCTTGGAAAACAAGGACTTATGGAGTTGGTTGATTGGCCTGACTCTTACGTATGTGAATACCCAGATTATGTAATGGGGATCCTTTTAAAGGATTTTTATATCTCTGAAGTTGTTTGCAATGTGAGTCTTTTGGTTACTATAGTTCTGATTAGTACAGTAGTCCTAGTGGCCGCTGTTACCTTCCTTTGCATCTATTTTGACATTCCGTGGTATTTGAAGATGCTGTGGCACTGGTCTAAAGTAAAACACCGTACTCAGAAGAATAAACCTGAAGAAATGCTCAGCAACATACAATTCCATGCTTTTATCTCCTATAGTGAATGTGATTCCGACTGGGTGAAAAATGTCCTGATTCCAAACTTGGAGAAGGATGGGTCCATACGGATCTGTCAACACTAG